A portion of the Rissa tridactyla isolate bRisTri1 chromosome 19, bRisTri1.patW.cur.20221130, whole genome shotgun sequence genome contains these proteins:
- the LOC128919088 gene encoding keratin, type I cytoskeletal 19-like, with protein sequence MSCNIKETITVSSKGRSSGGSCIIGGGGGARISSYGIGSGRGFSGRSYCGGVNYGGGLSVGSLAGGSYGGGNCYGNGLGFGLGGGVVVGGLGGDCLLSSCDEKVTMQNLNDRLASYLDKVKCLEKENAELECRIREWYATQGLSCEPRDYSCYYKEIEDLQNQIVCATIDNNKIILDIDNSRMAADDFRVKYETELALRQSVEADINGLRQVLDQLTLCRSDLEAQLESLREELCCLKKNHEEEMNCLRKQSTGDVSVEVNACPGPDLRQILEDLRCQYETLIARNRKEVEDWYECKIEEVNREVITSGQEVETCNNQVTELRRQLQALEIDLQAQLSQRNNLESSLAETECQYNTLLGELQNQITCVEQQLAEIRAEIECQNQEYKTLLDVKCRLEQEIQTYRCLLEGGQQDLIHGGGIGVGTGVGGGVIRTSHTYTTTSASHCQPQVPPCKTGDIQVTCRRICD encoded by the exons ATGAGTTGCAACATTAAGGAGACTATTACTGTGTCTAGCAAAGGCAGGAGCAGTGGTGGCAGCTGTAtcattggtggtggtggtggagcacGGATTTCTTCCTATGGGATAGGCAGTGGCAGAGGTTTTTCTGGAAGGAGTTACTGCGGTGGAGTGAATTATGGAGGGGGACTGAGTGTTGGTAGCTTGGCTGGTGGGAGCTATGGAGGTGGCAACTGCTATGGCAATGGCCTTGGGTTTGGCCTTGGAGGCGGTGTGGTTGTTGGTGGTCTTGGTGGCGACTGTTTGCTTTCATCCTGCGATGAGAAGGTCACCATGCAGAATCTCAACGACCGCCTGGCTTCCTATCTGGACAAGGTGAAGTGCTTGGAGAAGGAAAATGCTGAACTGGAATGCAGAATCAGAGAGTGGTACGCGACACAGGGCCTCTCCTGTGAGCCCCGGGACTACAGCTGCTATTACAAGGAAATCGAAGATCTTCAAAATCAG ATTGTCTGCGCAACCATTGATAACAACAAGATCATTCTGGACATCGATAACAGCAGGATGGCTGCCGATGACTTCCGTGTGAA GTACGAGACAGAGCTGGCCCTGCGCCAGAGCGTGGAGGCTGACATTAATGGCTTACGCCAAGTCCTGGACCAGCTGACGCTCTGCAGGTCTGACCTGGAGGCACAGCTGGAGTCGCTGCGggaggagctctgctgcctgaagAAGAACCACGAGGAG GAAATGAATTGCCTGAGAAAACAATCGACTGGAGACGTGAGTGTGGAGGTCAATGCCTGCCCTGGACCTGATCTCAGGCAAATCTTGGAGGATTTGAGATGCCAGTACGAAACACTGATAGCGCGCAACCGCAAGGAAGTTGAGGATTGGTACGAGTGCAAG ATTGAGGAGGTGAATCGGGAAGTTATTACAAGTGGTCAGGAGGTAGAGACGTGCAACAACCAGGTTACCGAACTGAGACGCCAATTGCAAGCTCTGGAAATCGATCTCCAGGCTCAGCTCAGCCAG AGAAATAATTTGGAATCCTCTCTGGCTGAGACTGAGTGTCAGTACAACACGCTCCTCGGTGAGCTACAGAACCAGATCACATGCGTGGAGCAGCAATTGGCTGAAATAAGGGCGGAAATAGAGTGTCAGAACCAAGAATACAAAACCTTATTGGACGTCAAGTGCCGTTTGGAGCAGGAGATTCAGACCTACCGGTGCTTGTTGGAAGGAGGACAGCAGGACCTTAT TCATGGAGGAGGAATCGGAGTAGGAACCGGGGTAGGCGGAGGAGTCATTAGGACAAGCCACACCTATACGACAACTTCAGCTTCCCATTGCCAGCCCCAAGTCCCTCCCTGCAAGACTGGAGATATACAag TGACCTGCAGAAGAATTTGTGATTAA
- the LOC128919084 gene encoding keratin, type I cytoskeletal 13-like, with product MSCGSKQTSKSCLRGSSGGSASSGGGGGGSKYSSASSRRITSRSSGGGRMSGSSCGGGSSRSCHGGGAGGGSYGKMRRSSYGGGMSSGSCGGGMSGGYYGGGMSGGYYGGGMSSGGYGGGMGCGSTGAGFGSGGSGFGGGYRGSFGGGGGGFSGGSFGGGGFHGGNVGILSNDEKLTMQSLNERLASYLNTVRNLEKENAQLEQLIREWYQKQGPTGSKDYSHYYGKIEELQNQLVTAAVETNRVLLDLDNTRMTAEDFRIKYETEYGLRQNVEADINSLRPLLDNLTLSRSDLEMQFESLKEEMIDLKKNHEEEMKVLQTQSNGDVNVEVNAAPGEDLMKKLNDMRQEYENIIKKNREEVERWYETKMEEVSQQVHSSGQEVESSNQQISALRRDYQSLEIELQSQISMLQSLQSNLEDTERRYNMQLQQIQAMIGPLEEELASIRCEMESQNEEYKMLLGIKTRLEQEIAQYRALLEEGQHGISTSQGGAGGGSSGGGGHGGTSWSSGRGSSGGGSSWSSGGGSSGGKIGGSYGRSSSSGSGGGGTGGGSCGKTSGGGGGSGGGEGGKSCLSHSSSSHSHSGKSCESQGGAENMKLCLEGNKTLDRGATMEEVSEAIKTMRLGSFRKSED from the exons ATGAGCTGTGGCTCCAAACAGACCTCGAAAAGCTGCCTGCGAGGGAGCAGCGGTGGCAGTGCTAGCAgtggtgggggtggagggggcagcAAGTATTCCTCTGCCTCCTCAAGAAGAATCACTTCTAGGTCAAGCGGTGGTGGCAGGATGTCTGGCAGCAGTTGTGGCGGAGGAAGTTCCAGGAGCTGCCATGGTGGGGGAGCCGGCGGTGGTAGCTATGGGAAGATGAGGCGCAGCAGTTACGGAGGAGGAATGAGCAGCGGTAGTTGTGGAGGAGGAATGAGTGGGGGTTATTATGGAGGGGGAATGAGTGGGGGTTATTATGGAGGGGGAATGAGCAGCGGTGGTTATGGAGGGGGAATGGGCTGTGGCAGTACGGGAGCAGGCTTTGGGTCTGGTGGGAGTGGGTTTGGTGGTGGTTACAGAGGAAGCtttggtggaggtggtggtggtttcAGTGGTGGCAGCTTTGGTGGTGGCGGCTTTCACGGAGGGAATGTGGGAATTCTCTCCAACGACGAAAAGCTGACCATGCAGAGCCTCAATGAACGCCTGGCTTCTTACCTGAATACGGTCagaaatttggaaaaggaaaatgctcaGCTTGAACAATTAATCAGGGAGTGGTACCAGAAGCAAGGTCCTACTGGTTCAAAGGACTACAGCCACTATTATGGAAAAATTGAAGAACTTCAAAATCAG CTTGTGACTGCGGCTGTGGAAACCAACAGGGTACTTCTGGACCTGGATAACACAAGGATGACTGCAGAAGACTTCAGGATaaa GTACGAGACGGAATACGGTCTCCGGCAGAATGTGGAGGCTGACATTAATAGCTTGCGACCCTTGTTGGATAATCTGACTCTGAGCAGGTCTGACCTGGAAATGCAATTTGAGTCTCTAAAGGAGGAGATGATTGACCTCAAGAAGAACCACGAGGAG GAAATGAAAGTGCTGCAAACCCAGTCCAATGGTGATGTGAACGTGGAGGTGAATGCTGCTCCAGGAGAGGATCTGATGAAAAAACTGAATGATATGAGacaagaatatgaaaatattattaagaaAAACCGTGAAGAGGTTGAAAGGTGGTATGAAACCAAG ATGGAGGAAGTGAGTCAACAAGTCCACTCAAGTGGCCAGGAAGTGGAGTCAAGCAACCAACAGATCTCTGCGCTGAGACGTGACTATCAGAGCCTGGAAATCGAGCTGCAGTCGCAAATCAGCATG TTACAATCCTTGCAATCCAACTTGGAAGACACGGAACGCCGCTACAACATGCAGCTGCAGCAGATCCAGGCTATGATCGGCCCCTTGGAGGAGGAGTTGGCCAGCATCCGCTGCGAGATGGAGAGTCAGAACGAAGAGTACAAGATGCTCCTGGGCATCAAGACCCGCCTGGAGCAGGAGATTGCTCAGTACCGGGCTCTGCTTGAGGAAGGGCAGCATGGTATTAG CACCTCGcagggaggagctggtgggggatcctcaggaggaggaggtcatGGAGGAACCAGCTGGTCTTCCGGAAGAGGAAGCAGTGGAGGAGGAAGTAGCTGGTCCTCAGGTGGAGGCAGCAGCGGAGGAAAAATTGGAGGTTCCTATGGAAGAAGTTCCTCTTCCGGaagcggaggaggaggaacaggaggTGGATCCTGTGGTAAAACTTCAGGTGGAGGAGGTGGCAGCGGTGGAGGAGAAGGGGGCAAATCCTGCCTCTCCCACTCTTCATCTTCCCACTCCCACTCTGGCAAGTCTTGTGAAAGCCAAG GAGGTGCTGAAAACATGAAGCTCTGCCTGGAAGGGAATAAAACACTGGACAGAGGAGCAACAATGGAGGAAGTGTCTGAAGCCATAAAAACGATGAGACTGG GGAGTTTTAGGAAGTCTGAGGACTGA
- the LOC128919087 gene encoding keratin, type I cytoskeletal 13-like: MSCSIKQTTGSLRGRTSGGSCVIGGGGGGGGARISSVSSGRYTTCGIGGSRGFSGRSYCGGVNYGGGLSTGSLVGGNYGGGLGAAVLGGCSGIGFSGGSARFGGGIGGGLGIGLGGGVVGGGFAGDGFLLSGDEKVTMQNLNDRLASYLDKVRCLEQENADLECRIREWYAKQGPFCEPRDYSCYYKEIEDLQNQIVCATIDNNKIILNIDNSRMTADDFRVKYETELALRQSVEADINGLRQVLDQLTLCRSDLEAQLESLREELCCLKKNHEEEMSCLRKQSTGDVSVEVNACPGPDLRKILEEMRCQYETLIERNRKEVEDWYECKIEEVNREVITSGQEVETCNNQVTELRRQLQALEIDLQAQLSQRDNLESSLAETECRYNNHLAELQTQITCVEQQLADLRAEMECQNQEYKILLDVKCRLEQEIHTYRCLLEGGQQDLIQQGGIGQSSGLGGVARTSGIGGGGIIRTSHTYTSSSQMPSCAAAEIQVPCRRICD; encoded by the exons ATGAGTTGTAGTATTAAGCAGACAACTGGCTCTCTCAGGGGCAGGACCAGCGGTGGCAGCTGTGTTattggtggcggtggtggtggtggaggagcaCGGATCTCCTCAGTCTCTTCTGGAAGATACACGACTTGCGGGATAGGTGGTAGCCGAGGGTTTTCTGGTAGAAGCTACTGTGGTGGTGTGAATTACGGAGGAGGACTGAGCACTGGCAGTTTGGTTGGTGGAAACTATGGAGGTGGCTTAGGAGCCGCTGTCCTCGGAGGATGTTCAGGCATTGGATTCAGCGGTGGCAGTGCTCGCTTTGGCGGTGGCATTGGAGGTGGCCTTGGTATTGGTCTTGGTGGAGGGGTAGTTGGAGGTGGTTTCGCTGGTGATGGCTTTCTTCTTTCCGGTGACGAAAAGGTCACCATGCAGAACCTTAACGACCGCCTGGCTTCTTACCTGGACAAGGTGAGGTGCCTGGAACAAGAAAATGCTGACCTGGAGTGCAGAATCAGGGAGTGGTATGCCAAGCAGGGCCCTTTTTGTGAGCCACGGGACTACAGCTGCTATTACAAAGAAATAGAAGATCTTCAAAATCAG ATCGTCTGTGCAACCATAGACAACAACAAGATCATTTTGAACATCGACAACAGCAGGATGACAGCCGACGACTTCCGAGTGAA GTACGAGACGGAGCTGGCCCTGCGCCAGAGCGTGGAGGCTGACATTAATGGCTTACGCCAAGTCCTGGACCAGCTGACGCTCTGCAGGTCTGACCTGGAGGCACAGCTGGAGTCGCTGCGggaggagctctgctgcctgaagAAGAACCACGAGGAG GAAATGAGCTGTCTGAGGAAACAATCGACTGGAGATGTGAGCGTGGAGGTCAACGCCTGCCCTGGCCCAGACCTCAGAAAGATCCTGGAGGAGATGAGGTGCCAGTATGAAACGCTGATTGAACGTAATCGCAAAGAAGTTGAGGATTGGTATGAGTGCAAG ATTGAGGAGGTGAATCGGGAGGTTATTACAAGCGGTCAGGAGGTAGAAACGTGCAACAATCAAGTCACCGAACTGAGACGCCAATTGCAAGCCCTGGAAATCGATCTCCAGGCTCAGCTCAGCCAG AGGGACAACCTGGAGTCCTCGCTGGCTGAGACAGAGTGTCGCTACAACAACCACCTTGCTGAGCTCCAGACCCAGATCACATGCgtggagcagcagctggctgaTCTGCGCGCAGAGATGGAGTGCCAGAACCAAGAGTACAAGATCCTGCTGGACGTCAAATGCCGTCTGGAGCAGGAGATCCACACGTACCGCTGCCTGCTGGAGGGTGGACAGCAGGACCTCAT TCAGCAAGGAGGAATTGGTCAGTCTTCGGGTCTAGGAGGAGTTGCAAGAACAAGTGGAATAGGAGGAGGAGGTATcattagaacaagccacacttacACTTCGTCTTCCCAGATGCCATCCTGTGCAGCTGCGGAGATACAAG TGCCTTGCAGAAGGATTTGTGATTAA